The genomic segment CATGCTTGTTGGAAACCTCCTCATTTCTTTGCCTTGGGGGCTCTATATGCATTTCCTGGGCAACAAAGCAGTGAAAGAAACCCCTCCGGTGAGACTGAACCGGCAGCGCCGGGAAGTGGCCATGCCGCGCTGGACGGAAGGCAAGGAATATAAACTGCCATTTTGGAATGAAAGCGCAGAAGGATGGGCTTATGTGACGGTTGTATTCACCATTGTCGCTGTTTTCGCACCATTTATGTTGGAGGACGCAACAGAAGAGTATCGCAACACGATAGTAATGTGGGCCTTGGTTGTACTTGCAATAGAGCTTTCAGTCATCGGCACCTACCTTTTCATCGCCCTCCGCCTAAAGAAAAAACACGACCCCAAACTCGTCTACGAAATCTATCCCTGGGAAAAACTGGTCGCCTACATCGAAACCCGCCAGGACATTGGCCCCAGTTTGATGGCCACACACACGGTGCTCACCCTGGCGATTCCGAAGCCGGACGACCCGGAATCGGCCTTGGCCGCTGCCAGCATTAACGTCGGCCATGAAACGTCCGGCCTGGCCCAATGGGAGTGTATTCGCCAGTTTATGGAAAACGGCCCCGAGGCCTGCCCGGATCCGAAGGAGGACGAGACTCTGGCTCACTACAAAGCCAAATGCCGCCAGGCCCGTAAAGAAATGTCCTTGTTACCCTGGCTGGTCAAGAAAGTGGGCGACTGGTTCTTTCAGCGTTACCTGGCCCACATCATCACCGAACGCCGCATCAAGACCTTGGCCCTGAAAAACTTGCCAGAAGAATTGAAAGCCTGGTCCGCGCCTTTGCCCAAGGAACAATGGGCCAAATCATCGGAGGCACTGCAGAACCTGAACCAGCAACTCACCCGTGCTTACGAGCGGGGCTTGAAGTTTACCCAGATGGGGCCAGTGTCTGAATGGCAAGCGGGGCGAGAAAAGAAGTCGCCACAAAAGCGGGGGAGGGGCCGTTTCCGCGCCTGAGGATCATAGAGATATGGGGCTATGTGCACAATGAAATAGGGCTAACGATTACGAAATCGCGTTTCATCCAGCCTATCCTTTAGCAATTAGATGGTAAAGTGTTTGCCACCTGTCAGGCCACGTTGCCCGCCGCCACACCGGAGGCCCACGCCCACTGGAAATTATGCCCGCCCAGGTGTCCAGTAACGTCCACCACTTCCCCGATAAAGTACAGGTTCGGGTGATCCAGGGCCGCCATGGTTTTGGAGGATAGCTGGCGAGTATCCACTCCGCCCAGGGTTACTTCGGCGGTTCTGTAGCCCTCGGTACCTGCCGGCTTGATGGTCCAGTTGCCAAGCGTGCAGGCAACCTGTTCCAGTTCCTGGTTGCGATACCCCTGCAGGGGGCCGCTCCATCCGTGCAGCTCGTTGAATGCCTGGGCGAATCGTTTTGGCAGGTGCTGGTTCAGATAGTGCGCGATGGTGGATTGCGGCTTGCTGTTGCGCAGGGCCAGCAGGTCTTCGTGAATGTTCTCAGCCGGCAGCAGGTTGATGTGTACCGCATCGCCTGGCTGCCAGTAACTGGACACTTGCAGCATCGCCGGGCCACTGAGGCCGCGATGGGTTACCAGCATGGGTTCCCGGAAGTGTTGCTGGTGGCAATGGGCGTCCACCGGGCAGCTAACGCCAGACAACGGCGCCAGTTGTTGCTTCAGTTCCGGGTGCAGGGTGAAGGGCACCAGCCCCGCGCGGGTGGGCAGCACGCCCAAGCCAAACTGTTTGGCAATCTCGTAACCGAACCCGGTGGCACCCATGGTGGGAATCGACAGCCCACCGCAGGCTACGATCAGGGATTCGCAACCGAGTGTGCCACCACGGGTCTTCAGGGAGAAGCCCGAGCCTGCTTGCCGAATGTCGGACACCGACGTGTTCATGCGAATCTCGGCGCCGGCCCATTCGCACTCGGTCAGCAGCACGTTGAGAATGTCCTTTGCGCTGTCTTTGCAGAACAGTTGGCCCGGCGCTTTCTCTTCATACTCCACCCCGTGGCGGTCCACCAGTTCCACAAAATCCTGCGGCGTATAGCGTTTCAGTGCGGAGATGCAGTAGTGCGGGTTGTCGGAGAGAAAGTTCGCAGGCGTGCTGTTCAGGTTGGTAAAATTGCAGCGGCCGCCGCCAGACATCAGGATCTTTTTGCCTGGTTTGTTGGCGTGGTCCAGCACCAGTACTTTGCGGCCGCGATATCCGGCGGTGGCCGCGCACATCAGCCCGGCAGCGCCTGCGCCGATGATGATGACATCGTACCGGGATGTTGAACCTTCCATAGAACTGCCCACCACTCGTTGAAAATGGCGGGCAGTATATCAGCCTCAGGGCAGGTAAACGGCCCCTTCCATATAAAACGCCGCCTGGCCGGCGATGGCTACCCGGTCACCTCTGAGCTCGCACCGCAGAACGCCACCGCGTGCAGAGAGTTGGCGGGCTTCCAGGGTTTGTTTGCCGAGCTGTTCAGCCCAGTAGGGCACCAGCACGCTGTGGATGGAACCGGTTACCGGATCCTCGTCGATACCCGCTCCGGGGGCGAAGTAACGGCTGACGAAATCGCACTGGGTTCCCAGCGCGGTAACGATCAGCCCCTGATTGCCCAGTTCTGCCAGCAACGCCAGGTTCGGGGCAGCCTCGGTCACTGCAGCTTCCGAGTCCAGAACCACCATGTAGTTGGTGTCATTTGGCACGTAGAACGCCTGCTCGGGGGCGTTTGGCAGCGCTTTCCGGATTAACTCCGGGGTTGGTCGGGATTCAAACGGCAGGTTGGGGAAGTCCAGTTCGAGCCAGTCATCGGAACGGCGGGTAACCGCCAGGGGGCCGCTTTTCGACTGGAAACGAACCCTGTCATGCTGCCCGCCAAGACGATTGAACACCACCCAGGCCGACGCCAGAGTGGCATGCCCGCACAGTGGCACCTCGACCGTCGGGGTGAACCAGCGGATATGAAAATCTGCATGATCCTGCTCCGGGAGTGGCACCAGGAAAGCGGTCTCGGACAAATTGTTCTCCAGCGCAATGGCCTGCATCTGTTGTTCCGAAAGCCAGCTGTCCAAGGGCATCACCGCTGCAGGGTTTCCCCGGAACAGTTCATTGGTAAAAGCATCCACCTGGTAGATATCGGTCTTCATGGGTTGTCCTTGTGGGTTGTTAGTAAAAGGCGTCTGGCTGGTGAGCCTGAGATTCCCTGTAGCTCCTGTTCACTGTAACAGTGAATCTCGGGCAGCGGCGCGGCGCCCCGAAGAACCCAGTGACGGTTGCCAACGGGTATCACACGGATGCCTTCACGGGCCAGGGACTGCAGGGCTGTCATCAGTGCGCCGGCGGCCGGCGTGCCCCCTGTGGCGTAGAGGCCCAGCACATCCTTTCGGGTGGTGCGGTGAACGGCGCGCGGTGAACGCGAGTCGGGTTTTGGATGGGTTGCCGTTGCCATGATGAAACTCCTTTTCTGATTCAGGAACCATTATTGGTTTCATCGGATTTCCATAACAGATTCAGCTACAGTGTTATTGAATCGGTACAGATGCAGAAAAATGGAAACTGTACTGCCGAAAAAGCCGGGAAACTGTACTGCTCTCAGCGGCGTCGGTTCTGGTGGAATAGAGCCTATAAAACACGGCACGGCGGAGAACACGATGGGCATGCTCTACAACCAGGTGGCGGACCAGCTCCAGGCGCTGATCCTTGATGGTGTATACCGGGAAGGGGAGCGTGTGCCCGGTGTGCGGGTACTGAGCCGGCAGTTCGGTGTCAGTATTTCAACCGTGCTTCAGGCCCACCAGACTCTGGAAGCCCTTGGTTACCTGCAGGCCCGGGAACGCAGCGGGTATTTCGTGCGCCGGCCGGCCCGAGACTTGCCGGAACCAAGAATGACGGAACAGCGCAGTCGTCCGGTACCGGTGTCTGCCCGGGAAATGACCCTGGACCTGTGTGCCGACGAACAAAAGCGCATGGTGCCTCTGGCCACAGCCATTCCGCACCCGGACTACCTGCCGGTCCGGCAGATTCAGCAGAGCACGTTATGGGCGGCGAGGCGAGGCCTGGAAACCCTCGACTATGCGTTTCCCGGTAAGGAATCGTTCCGGCGCCAGATTGCGCAGCGAATGGCCACCATCGGAGTGCCCA from the Marinobacter sp. LQ44 genome contains:
- a CDS encoding NAD(P)/FAD-dependent oxidoreductase, with amino-acid sequence MEGSTSRYDVIIIGAGAAGLMCAATAGYRGRKVLVLDHANKPGKKILMSGGGRCNFTNLNSTPANFLSDNPHYCISALKRYTPQDFVELVDRHGVEYEEKAPGQLFCKDSAKDILNVLLTECEWAGAEIRMNTSVSDIRQAGSGFSLKTRGGTLGCESLIVACGGLSIPTMGATGFGYEIAKQFGLGVLPTRAGLVPFTLHPELKQQLAPLSGVSCPVDAHCHQQHFREPMLVTHRGLSGPAMLQVSSYWQPGDAVHINLLPAENIHEDLLALRNSKPQSTIAHYLNQHLPKRFAQAFNELHGWSGPLQGYRNQELEQVACTLGNWTIKPAGTEGYRTAEVTLGGVDTRQLSSKTMAALDHPNLYFIGEVVDVTGHLGGHNFQWAWASGVAAGNVA
- a CDS encoding PhzF family phenazine biosynthesis protein, which translates into the protein MKTDIYQVDAFTNELFRGNPAAVMPLDSWLSEQQMQAIALENNLSETAFLVPLPEQDHADFHIRWFTPTVEVPLCGHATLASAWVVFNRLGGQHDRVRFQSKSGPLAVTRRSDDWLELDFPNLPFESRPTPELIRKALPNAPEQAFYVPNDTNYMVVLDSEAAVTEAAPNLALLAELGNQGLIVTALGTQCDFVSRYFAPGAGIDEDPVTGSIHSVLVPYWAEQLGKQTLEARQLSARGGVLRCELRGDRVAIAGQAAFYMEGAVYLP